DNA from Doryrhamphus excisus isolate RoL2022-K1 chromosome 19, RoL_Dexc_1.0, whole genome shotgun sequence:
CCATCGATGCCCATGTGCACCTCCAGATGTTTGAACTTGCCAGAAGAAATGAGCGGGTCTATACGGGTGGGCAGGAACCAGCTGATCAGCTTCTCTGTGATGTAAACACTTCCTAGACGGACATCACAGGAAATGACAATTAGAGCATACATGCAATTCCTGTTGagttatatttaaaaaaggCACTTCAATTATAACTGCTCCATGGGCCAATGAAGGCCATGTCCACTCTGCACAAAGACAAtttcactatttttttaaatgtatgaaatactgtaggttttttttaataaaggcAAATTTCCATCCAATGATAAGCATTGATCTTCAAAAcagcttattttttttgttggacaGCAACatgaggtgtcctggctggtccacacTAAAGTGTAATCTTGTGTCGCCATAAGCAATGACACTATTCACCCTGATACAACCCATTGTTGTTTTAACCTTACCTTCCACTATTGGGCAAGCAGCTGCTGCCTCGATTTCAGTTGTGAGCCACTTCTTTTTAAAGATAGTGGTGGCCTGCAGCACGGCCATCGGCACACCGGCTACCTGTCGGGGGACAACACATTGATATTATACAGTTGTGTATGAAATggggaaaattatttttataaccaCATTCACATTGGAATTATAGTCTTCAAATTGAAAGTCAGGTTTCTGTACTTCAGAAACAACTGGTGGCACTACACTAGCAGTTTGTCATGTTACAGGAGTCTACACATTCCATACTTTAGCTAAATTTTGCCAAATCGCTATTAGATTTGAATGTTGGCACCCTCTAAGCAGCCAAGTGTTGTATACAGGCCAAAATGGCATCTTAGCATTCAATTAACTCacatgttgtatgtatgtgtcaGGCGCAGACTTGGAACTTCGCAGAACGAGTCTCGTCGGCGTGTTGGCAATCCTGTAGCCATGTCTTTGGGCCTCCATCAAGGTCATTTTCTTCTCCTCAGGAGTGTTGAGCACCAGTGTTGAGATTTTGTATCCAGAGTCAATTAGCTTCTTTTGAAAGGAGGGTTAAAAAAATACCCACATTAAAAACAGACTACTTTAATACAAAAGCCAAGTTTATCCAACCTCAGTAGCCCGTCCATGATCAGACTTCGACTGGGTCCCTGGCACAAGATTCCGAGGTTTGGCATAATCATCTGGAACGACCCTTTTCACGGACACCTAGAAATGAGCTCACTGTATAAGTGACCATCCATCTCTACttgtgccctctgctgtcacaTCTAATGTGCCAACCTTGATGCTTGCACACACCCAAAGCCACTCCAGAGCCTGTGACACATTCACTTACCTCCATATAGTTGCGGTCACAGATTATTTCCCTGGAGGCCGGCGTGCTGTAGCTGCAGGTTTCAGCCACCTGATACACCTCGCCTTGAACCATCTGGTTACCATAGAGCCTGAGATTTAACACTGTTCTGAAAGAATCCCCCTATAACAAAAATATGAGGCCCATATTGAGACACAGCTCTTCATGACATGTAGCTTTGCATTGTGGTTACCATGTTTTGAGCAAAACAGTTATGAATGGAGGCATAGATCACAATGGTTTCTTGCTGGTTGTACTTCATACTGAAGCCGCACTGTGTTGCCAAACTTTGCGTAAGCTTATAGGCAGAGTTACCTTTAAGAAAAGacaatatgagacaaaaataaaattatataaacgAGACTAATAGCTTACCAACAACAGCAGAAACTTCCAAAAGCTTCCCTCGAAGTGGACCGACGTCCACACGCAAGATATTTCCCAAACATTTGGACTGAATATCTAGGGGAAACATAGGTGCAGGAAATTAATGCTTAAGAAtgtggaaataaaaaataaaaataaaaaaacatcctaCTTGTGGATTGTGTCTTTTGAGCTTCTATACTCCCAAATAAAGACAGGAGAAAAAGCCTGGAAAAAAGACAGTCAAACTGTCAAACCACAGGAAGCGTCAACATGTAAAATAAGCAGAGGGGGGGGAAGGGAGgaggggaaaaacaaaacaacaaacccCAGTATGAACACGCCAACCATGGTGCAAAGAGTGGGTCTGAAGAACCACACTATCCCTGTCGTTGCAGACAGCAAGGAGGCCAGTCGCTGGTGTACAAATACTGCGACACCCAGGTGTACACAGGTGCATCCAATCAGGAGCTGATTGGACGTCTGACTGAACCACCGCCGGCCTTTTAAGGTAAGAATAAGTTAAGAGCAAACCTCTGCAATGTTCTTTTTATTATCATGTGCCACAGAATGTGTAATACTAGCTATGTTTTATGAGTACATTCCCATTTTAAACCATTTTAATTACATGTCGGATGCTCCTTGCTTCCTCAAAATTGGGGATATTGTATCAAAGTAAGAACCTTATTCATTTTCAACATGATTTAAGCAGCTCGGATCGAAGGTCAGAGTGGCAGGTCTTTTCTGTAGGAGTACATATTTGCTATTATTATATGCAATTTCCCTCTATTCTTGAAGATTTATTGCTTTATGTCTATATGTTGCTCCTTTCCTGGTcatgttgctaggcagaatctGTGCCCTACCATAATTTGTTCCCCATAGCTTGTTGGAAAATATACCAGGCGTGCTCAACAAGTGTGTGCTTTGCTGCCCTATATGACCATAACCATTCTTTTAAACTACATTGAAAATACCTAAATGCAACTATATGTACAAAAAGTACAAGTTTTTCATGTCATAATatcattttcaattttcaaagTTCATGCTAATaagtcgggctgcacggtgagcgagtggttagtgcacagacctcacagctaggagacctgagttcaattccatcctcggccatctctgtgtccagtccagggtgtaccccgcctctcaccggaagacagctgggataggctccagcacccccgcgaccctcatgaggataagcagtacaaaatgaatgactaataataagtagtttaatttatttttaaatatattttattgattttattttattgcaggctgcatggcgccaagtggttagcgcgtaggccacacagctaggagacccgagttcgattccccctgttaggttaattggtgactacaagtcgtccataggtatgaatgtgagtgtgaatggttgtttgtctatatgtgccctgtgattggctggcgaccagtccaggttgtaccccgcctctcgcccgaagacagctgggatagactccagcacccccgcgacccttgtgaggataagtggtagaaaatgaatgaatattttattacagtcatccctcgtttatttcGCGATATAGGAATCAATGTTAATAAAAGGCATTTTTTCatagagcatggaaaacctgtttatgactttctaaatacaggtttaccttaaagacatgaaataacacacctatagtcacctttacactcatattattaattgtatgctgcagggactcgagaccGCCGCAAGCAAGCTaatcagttagcctcaaattcattcattcattttctaccgcttattctcatgagggtcgcgggacagcctcacatttttttcttctaaacttgaagccaaaaacctaccacttccacaaggaatgggaggagaacttttattTCAGAcagttgtaatgtaatgtaaggtaatgtctcatcaatgtttgtGTCATAATTGTCGCCTAGTGACCTGAATACTAtgtatcacttgtatttcatatgttttgactaatcaTAGACCACATAGTCCACCATGAAACAGTGATTCATTTATTAACTTctgagaaatatatataacattatatttttctttaattctTAATCATACCACCCCAGGGACGGCATTCAAATGTGAGTAGTGTTACATGCCCAGGGCCCTAGGACAGTCCACCAAATGATAGTCCAGAGCGCTAGCTATCAAGCTAAAAGCTGGCAACTTGATGTCCCACTCGGCTCTTAAGGTGTCAGAGAGTGAGGTTTATCAACGTATAGTGCACAACTACATCAACTGACATCCAAAAATATAGCTAGTGGGGCACTGCCCCAATTGCAAAATGGAAACGGAAACTTCGTCTACACTCACCTGCATTTCATGAGCCAGCCAATAAGATGAGGTCACAGGGGCCGTGACATCATCCCACATATCAACAGccgcttccttcctccctccctcctgccTCCTCTCCTTTTTCCCGGCCCCTCCCTGCAACGGTGTAAAAAGGATCAAAGAGGCGCTGAGTTGCTCCGCGTCCATCTCTCTGTGAAGCTGCATCTTCGCTCCCACGAGAGCCTGCATTTCGACCAGAATGTGACCAGAGGCATGTCAGTGCTTAAAAGTTTGATTTGATGGAAAGTGAGAGTGACCGAATTCCTGGTAggtttgcatgtgttttgtaACTTGACATCTAATTAAAAGTTAATAGCGTCAGTAATGAGCTGGATGTAGTCGGCAGAAGATGTTGCTTTTTACGTAAATGCATGCAAAGTGTATTTTATCACAGTTTCCCAAGGAAAACAGCCTGACAGAATAACAGCAGTGGATGCTaaacatttggaaataattGTAAAGTATATTTCAAAGGACAGGCTGAATGTGTTGGAGTTGTAACTGAGAACCTCTGGTGATAATCCTATTGAGCTCACCATGAAGTGACAGTTTCTCATGCTGCGCTGCTCCTGCACAAAgcatttcctgtgtgtgtgtgtgttattgattTCTTTGCTCCAGAGGACTAATGTATTCCACAATAACAGAGCATGTTGCACTCAAAGTCTTGACTTTCTGGTTTCTGCTTGTCCTCAGGACCATGGGGTACGGGGAAATCCTCCACAAGTGCGGCTATGAAGAGCATCAGCTTCACCTCAACGTGGGGGGTCTTCGCTATGAGGTGGATGGCGATATGTTGCTTCGCTTCCCTCACACGCGCCTGGCTCGCCTGCTGTGCTGCCGGAGCGAAGCATCCATCCTGGAGCTGTGCGACGACTACTCCGCCGCCGACCAGGAATACTACTTTGACAGGAACCCTCGGGTTTTCCTCTGCGTTCTCAACTACTACAAAACGGGACGACTCCACATGTTGGAGGACCTGTGCGTCTTCTCCTTCAGCCAGGAGATAGAGTACTGGGGCATCCAGGAGTTCCACATAGCCAACTGCTGCAGCAACTGGTACCACGagaggaaggagtacatcaccCACAGGGATTGGGACGCCAAGAGCGAAGACGGCCAACAGCCCAGTTTCAACTCGTCCATGGAGGAGCTGTCAGTGCTGGATCAGGAGCTGGATAAGTTCAAGGGTGCCTGGTGTGCGGAGGTCAGGAGTTACGTTTGGCTCCGGCTGGAGGATCCGGGCCATTCCCGCGCCTCGAAGATCATCGCCCTGGCATCGCTCAGTGTGGTCTTGACCTCCATCATCGCCATGTGTGTCCACAGCATGCCCGAGTTTCAGCATTTGGACGACAACGACAAACCTATTGAGGACCCCGTGCTTGCCATCCTGGAGGTGATCTGCATCATCTGCTTTTCCGCCGAGTTCATCATCAGACTTATCGTTGCTCCCTCCTGCAGGAAGTTCCTCTGGAACCCTTTAAACATCATCGACGTTGCTTCCATCTTGCCCTTTTACGCCACTCTGGCCCTGGAAAATGCTGACGAGGAGAGCGCCGAGGAGAACgaggacatagaaaacatggGCAAAGTGGTGCAGGTCCTCCGCCTCATGAGGGTTCTCCGCATCCTCAAACTGGCCCGGCACTCAATCGGGCTGCGAGCGCTGGGGGCCACCGTGCGGCACAGCTACAACGAGGTGGGACTACTCCTTCTCTTCCTCTCGGTGGGCATCTCTATCTTCTCCGCTCTTATCTACTTTGCGGAGAAGGAGGAGCCTGACACGGATTTGGGAACCATTCCTTCTGGCTGGTGGTGGGCCACAATCACCATGACGACGGTGGGCTTCGGCGACACCTGCCCGGTGACTCTTGCGGGGAAGATAGTGGCCACTTTATGTATCATTTGCGGACTTTTAGTGGTGGCGCTGCCTGTCACCATCATTTTTAATAAGTTTTCCAAGTACTACCAAAGGAACAAAGCCATGGAGGTGCACTGTGTCCCTAACCAAGACGGACAAGACCCTGACTCTTATTACAACATTCGGGACTTGTTCACTGACAACGTGTATCCTTTCATTGGGGATATCACTTTTAGGAACAGTGTCAGCAGCGTAGGCGACGATACAGATGCCTCCAGCCTGCGTGACGTCGACATGGACAACATCGTCGCCCGTGAACCTCAAAATTAAAATCCTGCCTTTCCCGTCTCTTTCAAAAACATATTCCCACCagtttccttgttttttttctaccaacttGTAAAATACACAGTGCTCCCGCCACTAGGGAATCACGTGAACCTTGCTCCGAGGCCTGAAAGCCCATTTTCTGCTTGAGAAAACTGCAATGATGCATGCGGTGGGGCcctaatgttaatgttttttcaAAGTAATCTCCTGTATCGATTTGTCTGCTTACTTCAACTGGAGAGTTGCGCGAATTGCAGTCTGAAAGGGACAAGAGCGACGCCTAAATCATCTAAGTTAACTGACGCTACACAGACTGCATGAAggataaaatacatatacatacatataaatacatgcaaGGCATTTTTATGCGCAGCCAATTTATGGCACTTTGGCAATAAAAACACTCCAATGAATTCAATGAACCTCAGCGACTCTTTCCCTTCATATCATCTGACAGGCTACACCAAAGCTGATTACGCCTCCTAAACCTGGACAGATTAGCTGTTAAGGTTTGATGGAAGCAAATGAATTTCGATTACTGAGGCTTCTTTTATCAGGCGTGGGCCAACCGGTAGACGAGCATACTGCTTGGTCCACACGGTGTGTCGCCATGACTTACTGTAACACTTACTGTAATGACCCACAGTCATTGTGCGCACAAGTGACTTGATTCTAGCTTACACCAATACAGAGAATTATCTCagaatatatgatatatactatatatatcatatatactatataattgTTTATCCCAGATGTATCTCTAGATGAACTAATGCAATCCTCAATTTGCACTACTGGCGTTACATTTTTACTTCCACCAGATGGCACTACTTTTTCCCATttaaagcatgcagcaaaatttcTGACCTTGTTACAAGGGTGTCTCACTACTGAAATGCAAGAACATGCACTgattgtgtattatttattattactattatttctttagctttgttttttttatgttactaaCTTACTAAACTATGTTAACATACTGACATTTAAAGGGTTCAAGTAAAAAATAGAAGTAATATTTGAGCCCCCCCTCGATTTCAAATGCTGATGTGAAGTGAAGcttagtttttttatatttacaatagtTTTGGGGAAACTTTTTGTCTTTAGTAGCTCCAGTTTGACCCACTTCATGGCCTAAAACTTTCTGAAATGTATAGATTGGAAATTGTTATTATTCTAATTACTTTTTAGTCATGTATTAGTCAAATTACTAAAATTAAACTAATATTTTGTATGTAGATTTCAAGCTGAAGTAGTTTTAAAAGattgatatattaatatataatattttaactgcAGTTAGAGACAAATATTTAAAGGACCCCTGAACGGGTAACtgtctttgtttctttttaCCCCCAAAAGTTGGTCAGACGTGAATCGATGCAAACCTTGAAATTGCAAGATGTACATTATATTCTGTCCtgacaaaatattaattcagaAATATGGTAAAAACTTGACCAAAAACACTTGTTATTGACTATTTCAAGCAAAGCAGGAAACATTGATTTTTACTTAGCCCAAATAAAAGCTCTCTGGGTCAAACGCGTCATCTTTAGTGGATGATTGTGGGCAAAGCTGTGGCATCAAGAATCCTTGCACGGAGTCAgagatgatgatgttgatgatgcaGCACTGTCTACATAACAGATAATGAGTTTCTCGCCGCAGCCAAGCACACAATAGACTTATTGACCGATACCATACACAACATCACATAATTTTTGACATAGaaacaatatttacaatgaCATTCTCTACTAAATATATTTGTTGAATTCAATTTCAtgcttgggcggcacggcggtcgagtggttagcgcgcagacctcacagctaggaaaccagggttcaattccacccttgggtttgcatgttctccccgtgcatgcgtgggttttctccgggtactccggtttcctcccacattccaaaaacatgctaggttaattggcgactccaaattgtccataggtatgaatgtgagtgtgaatggttgtttgtctatatgtgccctgtgattggctggcgaccagtccagggtgtaccccgcctctcgcccaaagacagctgggatagggtccagcaccccccgcgaccctcgtgaggaaaaagcggtagaaaatgaatgaatgaatgaatttcatgcTTGGATTTTTGTagtatgcatttatttttagtagtatcagcataaaaatcttatattggttaatatcagcaaaaatatcatccctaatttttatacatttatttccatccatccattttctatgccgtttatcctcattagggtggcggggatgtgctggagcctatcacagctcacttcacaccctggactggtcgcctgccaatcgcaggtatttatttttgaatctttattattattgacttaaACAACTTAATtgacctggaaaaaaaatgaaatttatttcaattaaaatgtgacataaGTGGCATTAAACATAAATACTGACTTTTACTTCAGTGGACCAGCCAGCACACCACACTTGCTGTGAACAAATAAAACTTGACCATGAACGCTTTTCTGCCATTATTTAGTTTGTTGTGACcgtgaagaggaaaaaaaggtcaTTTACCCATAAAGGTCACAGTTGCTGTGTCAGCACAAATGTCAGTGCATTAATGACCCGTATTTCTAGTCTACAATACTTGTGTATCAAACGTGGCCCCTTAAGGCCAACGAAACAGTGCGCTTCATTACATTAAGGCTGAAGTGACGTGGCGATGCCTTGCTTTGGCTCAAATGAAGTCTTAATCCACATCCACGCATGGCATGGCGGGATATTAAGTCAGCGGGATGAAAGGTGTGACGGGACAATTGACTTTCTGTCAGCTACACTGCGCTCCATTTCACCACTGGCAAGGAAGGAAAATCATTAACTTTTATCTGTGCTTTTCCTTTAAAAGACCGGTGGTTGTAGTTTCCCAGGGTGTATTCCGATGGACatttatattactgttgtttatctgtctgtctgtctatatTATATATCTGTCTGTCCGTGTGGGAGAGTCTACCACTATAtccagcagatggtgctgtTCTAAAAGGAGAActgctttttggggggaattttgagAAACGAGTGGTCAGCGAGGCGTTGTGTTTGTTAGCTAGTATCAATGCGCTGAGGAAAGAAGGTGTTTTAAATcgtcaaaatatggcaaaattgTGCAACTATTAAATgatatcatcagtgtacgtgttaatgcatgatcacagcatgtatatcgaGGTTttatttagagggcttcatagtcgaaataggtgtgtcctaaTGATGtgctttgttagctagctcatattaacttgttttcttgtgttataatgcacagaaaagggaaatttgtgtgttcatgtttgacataaggattttcagttagcagttagcatgagTTTGCTAATACTAATTACGGCAGACATGCCGACAGAGTGGCAAAAGCTTTGCTAACAAACCCTGCAGGgataaaaacttttttccaaaataaactGGAAAAGACGCCCCAACCTAGCTGGACCAGGCGGACAAGTCATCATGATATTGATTGTGATACATGGAGCACATAGCACATGATATCAGCCCATCTAGCCGTgtacaaacaaaacatggaacgAGGGCTAACAGTGTACACATCGTTTGGTTGTCCATTCGGAGTTGTTCATATACTTGTTCTTTTTATTgttctgtgtatttttttgtactgtcAGGCATACTGTCAGGCATTGTGTCACTATGCCAGAAAAATAGTTcttcgtgttagctgctacaataacaatgctgCTATAGCTTGGTTTATatacatggttttttttttagcactttcTAGTCGAAATAAGTGTGTCCTGTtgcgtgcattgttagctcccaCATACAGACAAAGACGTgtggtcatgtttcacataaggattgtggttgatgggcaaaattccaaaaaaaacgtgCGGTGTTCCTTTAAGTACCGAAAATCTATGAATGATTTCTGAATTTCATGTAACTAATTCAAAAATCTCAAGAGACTTCCATTCTGCACTTTGTCTTCTCTCTTTGGCCTTTAGCACACTCACAAAGGAGTGTTGAGAGTGTGTTATTGTTTTGAcagtgcttaacttctttttgcacttgaATTACACTTCAAACATTGTCTGAACAGTCCATTCACGTTTGACCCTGGTGCTGTCTACTGTACAAAATGGGGTTTGTAATCTGAATAAGGGGCATCCCAGAACAGTAGTGTTAGTTTTACTATGACTGTGTTTCTATTttcatatagaaaaaaaaaaggcactgaAAAAAATCGCTGACCTGCGGGGTGCTCTTTTTCCAACCGGATTTATACGTTGCATGTACATGTGGGAAATGGAGTAGAAAGAAGCGGAAATAGGACTAATACGTCACTATTAAGTAGAAGTACGGTCCAATCAGTCATCAGGACCTACAGTAAATCTGTCTTCACCTTGCCTTGGACTCTGGGGAGTGACTTCCCATTAAAAGCATGCAGCATTTCAATTAGCCTGTGCGGACAtgttacattatacattatgGCCATCAGTCAAAGAAACACCACCAGCAGAAGATCATCGTGGGGCCTCGATAGAACGCCACATGTTCACAGATGCTGCAGTTTTATGTACACAAGTGAGGAGAACtggattgaaaaaaaactgtccaGTTCATAGCTTCCACTGGTGGTGCCGTGGCGCTTAGCGCCAGTAATGAACACTCACTATCCACTGTGGATAGAGCGGGATTTTAATGGAGGCAGTAAAAAGATGGCAGGCAGGAAGGATGGCTTGTAGTGAATAAGAGATAAACATGCTGCTCTGcatggcaacactgatcccctTCAACATgccttttcatttcatttgcatTGATGTGTTGTAATAGACACTCACCAGGCTACAGCATTATGTAATTCATAGTCAGCTTATTGTCtccaccaggggtgtccaaactttttccactgagggccacatagtgaaaaatgcatctcagctttgcgaTGTAGGTGACAaagcgtattattattattgttagggatatccgatattggcttttttgccaaaaaacgatatcggctgataccaacatgtgtaacatgacatatctcctatgTATGACTTTGCTCTATTTTTCacgtttttgctgttgtttttttacattttccaa
Protein-coding regions in this window:
- the LOC131107539 gene encoding potassium voltage-gated channel subfamily S member 3-like, coding for MGYGEILHKCGYEEHQLHLNVGGLRYEVDGDMLLRFPHTRLARLLCCRSEASILELCDDYSAADQEYYFDRNPRVFLCVLNYYKTGRLHMLEDLCVFSFSQEIEYWGIQEFHIANCCSNWYHERKEYITHRDWDAKSEDGQQPSFNSSMEELSVLDQELDKFKGAWCAEVRSYVWLRLEDPGHSRASKIIALASLSVVLTSIIAMCVHSMPEFQHLDDNDKPIEDPVLAILEVICIICFSAEFIIRLIVAPSCRKFLWNPLNIIDVASILPFYATLALENADEESAEENEDIENMGKVVQVLRLMRVLRILKLARHSIGLRALGATVRHSYNEVGLLLLFLSVGISIFSALIYFAEKEEPDTDLGTIPSGWWWATITMTTVGFGDTCPVTLAGKIVATLCIICGLLVVALPVTIIFNKFSKYYQRNKAMEVHCVPNQDGQDPDSYYNIRDLFTDNVYPFIGDITFRNSVSSVGDDTDASSLRDVDMDNIVAREPQN